A DNA window from Macadamia integrifolia cultivar HAES 741 chromosome 4, SCU_Mint_v3, whole genome shotgun sequence contains the following coding sequences:
- the LOC122077095 gene encoding isopentenyl-diphosphate Delta-isomerase I — MSSSVTSSLLGLSLTSRAGGAVAVPNVSIQNFVNRNQLLKFSSSSSNPSLIRNPLPLSRLNLIARLYSSASASVVANASAAPSTKMGDVSDSAMDAVQRRLMFEDECILVDENDNVVGHDSKYNCHLMEKIESENLLHRAFSVFLFNSKHELLLQQRSATKVTFPLVWTNTCCSHPLYRESELIKENHLGVRNAAQRKLFDELGIDASDVPVDDFTPLGRILYKAPSDGKWGEHELDYLLFIVRDVNVNPNPEEVAAVRYVNRKELQELLRKADAGEDGLKLSPWFQLVVDNFLFKWWDHVEKGTLEQAVDMETIHKLS; from the exons ATGTCGAGTTCTGTAACCTCTTCTCTGCTAGGCCTGAGCCTGACAAGCCGAGCTGGAGGAGCAGTCGCAGTTCCGAACGTttcaatccaaaattttgttaaccGCAATCAGTTATTAAAATTTTCCTCATCTTCCTCAAACCCCTCTCTTATAAGAAACCCCCTTCCTCTCTCTCGCCTCAATCTCATTGCTCGTCTCTACTcttctgcatctgcatctgtTGTTGCCAACGCCTCAGCAGCTCCTTCGACGAAGATGGGTGACGTCTCTGATTCCGCCATGGATGCCGTTCAGAGGCGCCTCATGTTTGAGGATGA ATGCATTTTAGTGGATGAGAATGATAACGTTGTAGGACATGACTCAAAATATAATT GTCATTTAATGGAAAAGATTGAGTCTGAGAATTTGCTCCATCGGGCATTCAGTGTCTTTTTGTTCAACTCCAAGCATGAATTGTTGCTTCAG CAACGCTCTGCTACAAAGGTTACATTTCCCTTAGTTTGGACAAACACCTGTTGTAGCCATCCTCTGTATCGCGAGTCGGAGCTGATCAAGGAAAACCATCTCG GAGTACGCAATGCTGCTCAAAGGAAACTATTTGACGAATTGGGCATTGATGCCTCTGATGTACCTGTGGATGACTTCACCCCCCTTGGCCGGATACTGTACAAAGCTCCATCAGACGGCAAATGGGGAGAACATGAAC TTGACTACCTTCTCTTCATTGTAAGAGATGTTAATGTGAATCCCAACCCTGAAGAAGTTGCTGCTGTGCGTTATGTTAATCGTAAGGAGCTGCAAGAGCTTTTGCGGAAAGCAGATGCGGGTGAGGACGGGCTGAAGCTGTCCCCCTGGTTCCAGCTTGTGGTGGACAACTTTCTATTCAAATGGTGGGATCACGTTGAGAAGGGGACCCTAGAGCAAGCAGTGGACATGGAGACAATTCATAAGCTCTCTTAG